One window of Mauremys reevesii isolate NIE-2019 linkage group 4, ASM1616193v1, whole genome shotgun sequence genomic DNA carries:
- the RBM15 gene encoding RNA-binding protein 15, with protein sequence MKGKERSPAKAKRSRGGGEDSASSSSARAERSSKKPGGSGAGGSNGGKAAGGSGESSSRRGLHLDKASRGGSREYESGAAASSGRHGYSSSSSKNAESSRSSGSRGGGGESRAPPAPSSSSESAGAGGGGGSGEYKTLKISELGSALSDEAVEDGLFHEFKRFGDVSVKISRLPPGTGASDERVAFVNFRRPEDARAAKHARGRLVLYDRPLKIEAVYVGGSSRRRSSRSPALLDKDSHSPYGAAAVGVAAAAAAAVRHPPAGATQRALSPAGGGGGLGYRDYRLQQLALGRLPPPPPLPRELERERDYGAFYDTRVRPAYGLERVAGVAAAGGFRGGGGGAGVAGEEEISPEDDQRANRTLFLGNLDITVSESDLRRAFDRFGVITEVDIKRPGRGQTSTYGFLKFENLDMAHRAKLAMSGKVLLRNPIKIGYGKATPTTRLWVGGLGPWVPLAALAREFDRFGTIRTIDYRKGDSWAYIQYESLDAAQAACAHMRGFPLGGPDRRLRVDFADTEHRYQQPYLQPLTLPPPAHYELVAEAAAFGAHRGAPPDPLRGARDRTPPLLYRDRDRDLYPEADWVPPPPPIRDRSNRAAAYDPLESLERRRDGWSLERDRGERELGGTSSSRDQPRKRRLAEDGGRHLDRSPDSERSSVSRKRHCLATASPPDRSPDLGGSRERYASETERLSSRLLLLERPSPVREPRRGSLERGQNEKRDRKNSAERERKHRTSTAAAAQECKSPAKKDERTTEGGSGGGSRLKPPPQKQQQQDGTSQAGGAPKLCLAWQGMLLLKNSNFPSNMHLLQGDLSVASSLLVEGATGGKVAQLKITQRLRLDQPKLDEVTRRIKVAGPNGYAILLAVPGTSDNRSSSGASDAATTSTQRPLRNLVSYLKQKQAAGVISLPVGGNKDKENSGVLHAFPPCDFSQQFLDSTAKALAKSEDDYLVMIIVRGAS encoded by the coding sequence ATGAAGGGCAAGGAGCGCTCCCCGGCCAAGGCCAAACGGTCCCGGGGCGGCGGCGAGGACTCGGCCTCCTCCTCTTCGGCCCGGGCCGAGCGGAGCAGCAAGAAGCCCGGCGGCTCCGGCGCGGGCGGCAGCAACGGGGGGAAAGCGGCGGGCGGCTCCGGCGAGAGCAGCAGCCGGCGGGGCCTGCACCTGGACAAGGCGAGCCGGGGCGGGAGCCGCGAGTACGAGTCGGGGGCGGCGGCCAGCTCCGGCCGCCAcggctacagcagcagcagcagcaagaacgCGGAGTCGTCCCGGAGCAGCGGCAGCCGGGGCGGCGGGGGTGAGTCCCGGGCGCCGCCGGCCCCCTCCTCCTCGTCGGAGTCGGCCGGGGCGGGAGGAGGCGGCGGGAGCGGCGAGTACAAGACGCTGAAGATCAGCGAGCTGGGCTCGGCGCTGAGCGACGAGGCGGTGGAGGACGGGCTTTTCCACGAGTTCAAGCGCTTCGGGGACGTCAGCGTGAAGATCAGCCGCCTCCCGCCGGGCACGGGCGCCAGCGACGAGCGGGTGGCTTTCGTTAACTTCCGCCGGCCGGAGGACGCCCGCGCCGCCAAGCACGCCCGCGGCCGCCTGGTGCTCTACGACCGGCCGCTCAAGATCGAAGCGGTCTACGTTGGGGGGAGCAGCCGGCGCCGCAGCAGCCGCTCCCCGGCCCTTCTGGACAAGGATTCTCATTCTCCCTACGGGGCCGCGGCCGTGGGCGTGGCGGCTGCAGCGGCCGCAGCTGTCAGGCACCCCCCGGCCGGAGCAACCCAGAGGGCGCTGTCGCCGgcgggtggaggagggggtctgGGCTACAGAGACTACCGGCTACAGCAACTCGCTCTGGGCCGCCTGCCCCCGCCACCTCCCCTGcctagggagctggagagggagcGGGACTACGGGGCTTTCTATGATACCCGTGTGCGGCCAGCGTATGGGCTGGAGCGAGTGGCTGGAGTGGCAGCGGCTGGGGGCTtccgaggaggaggaggtggtgcagGAGTTGCTGGTGAAGAGGAGATCAGTCCTGAGGATGATCAGAGAGCCAACCGCACTTTGTTCTTGGGTAACCTGGACATCACAGTGAGCGAGTCGGACCTGCGCCGGGCTTTTGACCGCTTTGGGGTCATCACAGAAGTGGACATCAAGCGTCCAGGTCGTGGCCAGACCAGCACCTATGGCTTCCTCAAATTTGAAAATCTGGACATGGCACACCGAGCCAAGCTAGCTATGTCTGGAAAGGTGCTGCTGCGCAACCCTATCAAAATTGGTTATGGCAAAGCCACTCCTACCACCAGGCTTTGGGTGGGTGGCCTTGGCCCCTGGGTGCCACTGGCTGCCCTGGCAAGGGAGTTTGACCGTTTTGGCACCATTCGCACTATTGACTATCGTAAGGGAGACTCATGGGCTTACATTCAGTATGAGAGCCTGGACGCAGCTCAGGCTGCTTGTGCCCACATGCGTGGCTTCCCTTTGGGTGGCCCAGACCGCCGCCTCCGAGTGGACTTTGCTGACACTGAGCATCGCTACCAGCAACCCTACTTGCAACCGCTGACCCTACCACCGCCTGCCCACTATGAGCTAGTAGCAGAGGCAGCTGCTTTTGGGGCACACCGTGGAGCTCCCCCAGACCCACTTCGGGGGGCACGGGACAGGACACCACCACTGCTCTATAGAGACCGCGACAGAGATCTCTATCCTGAGGCAGACTGGGTGCCACCACCACCTCCTATACGGGACAGGAGCAATCGAGCAGCTGCCTATGACCCACTGGAAAGTTTGGAGCGCCGGCGGGATGGCTGGTCCCTGGAACGGGACCGAGGAGAGAGGGAGCTGGGTGGCACCAGCAGCAGTAGGGACCAACCCAGGAAGCGAAGATTGGCAGAGGATGGTGGCCGGCACTTAGACCGCTCTCCAGATAGCGAGCGTTCATCTGTGTCCCGGAAGCGACATTGTTTAGCCACGGCCTCTCCCCCAGACCGCAGTCCTGACCTTGGTGGGAGCAGGGAGCGCTATGCTAGTGAAACAGAACGCTTATCCTCCCGTTTGCTCCTGCTGGAGCGGCCATCACCTGTTCGGGAACCACGCAGGGGCAGTCTTGAACGAGGTCAGAATGAAAAGCGTGACCGCAAAAACTCTGCTGAAAGAGAGAGGAAGCACCGCACCTCcactgcagcagctgcccaggagTGCAAGAGCCCAGCCAAAAAGGATGAGCGTACCACGGAAGGGGGCAGTGGTGGCGGGTCCCGGCTCAAAcctccaccccagaagcagcagcagcaagatggaACGTCACAGGCTGGCGGGGCTCCCAAACTATGCCTGGCTTGGCAGGGAATGCTCCTGCTGAAGAATAGCAACTTCCCGTCCAACATGCACCTGCTTCAGGGGGACCTCAGTGTAGCTAGCAGCCTCCTGGTGGAGGGAGCAACTGGTGGCAAAGTGGCCCAGCTCAAGATCACCCAGCGTCTCCGCCTGGACCAGCCCAAGCTGGATGAGGTCACCCGCCGTATTAAAGTGGCGGGACCCAATGGTTATGCCATCCTCTTGGCTGTGCCTGGCACCTCGGACAACCGCTCCTCATCTGGGGCCAGTGATGCTGCCACCACCTCCACACAGAGGCCTCTCAGGAACCTCGTGTCCTATCTAAAGCAAAAGCAGGCTGCCGGAGTGATCAGCCTCCCTGTGGGGGGCAACAAAGATAAGGAGAACAGCGGGGTCCTGCACGCCTTCCCACCCTGTGACTTCTCCCAGCAGTTCCTGGACTCCACGGCCAAGGCCCTGGCCAAATCAGAGGACGACTATCTGGTCATGATCATTGTCCGTGGTGCATCCTAA